A single genomic interval of Coregonus clupeaformis isolate EN_2021a chromosome 36, ASM2061545v1, whole genome shotgun sequence harbors:
- the LOC121552394 gene encoding cleavage and polyadenylation specificity factor subunit 2 isoform X1: protein MTSIIKLTAVSGVQEESALCYLLQVDEFRFLLDCGWDESFSMDIIDAMKRYVHQVDAVLLSHPDPLHLGALPYAVGKLGLNCPIYATIPVYKMGQMFMYDLYQSRNNTEDFNLFTLDDVDCAFDKIQQLKYSQIVNLKGKGHGLSITPLPAGHMIGGTIWKIVKDGEEEIVYAVDFNHKREIHLNGCTLESVSRPSLLITDSFNATYVQPRRKQRDEQLLTNVMETLRGDGNVLIAVDTAGRVLELAQLLDQIWRTKDAGLGVYSLALLNNVSYNVVEFSKSQVEWMSDKLMRCFEDKRNNPFQFRHLSLCHSLADLARVPSPKVVLCSQPDLESGFSRELFIQWCQEAKNSVILTYRTTPGTLGRYLIDNPGEKMLDLEIRKRVKLEGRELEEYLEKERMKKEAAKKLEQEKEVDVDSSDESDMEDDLELPAVVKTKHHDLMMKGDGVRKGSFFKQAKKSYPMFPTHEERVKWDEYGEIIRPEDFLVPELQATEEEKNKLESGMAKGDEPMDQDSSSKVPTKCTSTTENLEIKARVTYIDYEGRSDGDSIKKIINQMKPRQLVIVHGPPEASLDLAESCKAFTKDIKVYTPKLQETVDATSETHIYQVRLKDSLVSSLQFCRAKDTELAWIDGVLDMRVVKVDTGVLPEEGLVKGEKGAGEEAAEDGELDMEVTPADDGATDHSVVAQQRTMKTLFGEDVREPSDESDVIPTLEPLPAHQIPGHQSVFINEPRLSDFKQVLLREGIQAEFVGGVLVCNNMVAVRRTEAGRIGLEGCLCDDYYKIRELLYQQYAVV from the exons ATGACTTCTATTATCAAACTGACCGCTGTGTCGGGGGTGCAGGAGGAGTCTGCCCTCTGCTACCTGCTGCAGGTGGATGAGTTCCGCTTCCTCCTTGACTGTGGCTGGGATGAAAGCTTCTCTATGGACATCATTGATGCCATGAAAAG GTATGTCCACCAGGTTGATGCAGTGCTCCTCTCCCATCCCGACCCCTTGCACCTGGGGGCTCTGCCCTACGCCGTGGGCAAGCTGGGCCTCAACTGCCCCATCTACGCCACCATCCCCGTCTACAAGATGGGTCAGATGTTCATGTATGACCTGTATCAG TCGCGCAACAACACTGAGGACTTCAACCTGTTCACCCTGGATGATGTGGACTGCGCTTTCGATAAAATCCAGCAGTTGAAGTACTCCCAGATTGTAAATCTGAAAG GGAAAGGACATGGTCTGTCCATCACTCCACTTCCTGCTGGTCACATGATTGGAGGGACAATCTGGAAGATCGTgaaggatggggaggaggagattGTTTACGCAGTGGACTTCAACCACAAGCGAGAGAT CCATCTGAATGGGTGTACATTGGAGTCAGTGAGTCGTCCCTCTCTGCTCATCACAGACTCCTTTAACGCTACATACGTGCAGCCACGTCGCAAACAAAGGGACGAGCAGCTTCTAA CCAATGTGATGGAGACGCTACGCGGCGATGGCAACGTGCTGATTGCCGTGGATACGGCGGGCCGTGTGTTGGAGCTGGCTCAGCTGCTGGACCAAATCTGGAGGACGAAGGACGCTGGGCTCGGGGTCTACTCTCTGGCCTTGCTCAACAACGTCAGCTACAACGTGGTGGAGTTCTCCAAATCTCAG GTGGAGTGGATGAGTGACAAGCTGATGCGCTGCTTCGAGGACAAGCGCAACAACCCCTTCCAGTTCCGCCACCTGTCCCTATGCCACAGCCTGGCCGACCTGGCCCGGGTGCCCAGCCCCAAGGTGGTGCTCTGCAGCCAGCCCGACCTGGAGTCTGGCTTCTCCCGCGAGCTCTTCATCCAGTGGTGCCAGGAGGCCAAGAACTCAGTGATCCTCACCTACCGCACCACGCCCGGCACCCTGGGCCGCTACCTCATCGATAACCCCGGGGAGAAGATGCTGGACCTGGAG ATTAGAAAACGGGTAAAGCTGGAAGGCAGGGAGCTGGAAGAATacctggagaaagagagaatgaagaAGGAAGCTGCCAAAAAACTTGAACAAGAAAAAGA GGTGGATGTGGACTCCAGTGACGAGAGCGACATGGAGGATGACCTGGAGCTGCCAGCGGTAGTGAAGACCAAACACCACGACCTGATGATGAAGGGAGACGGCGTCCGCAAGGGCAGCTTCTTCAAACAGGCCAAGAAGTCCTACCCCATGTTCCCAACCCACGAGGAGAGGGTCAAATGGGATGAGTACGGAGAGATCATCAG ACCGGAGGACTTCCTGGTACCAGAGCTCCAGgccacagaggaggagaagaacaagCTGGAGTCAGGCATGGCCAAAGGAGACGAACCCATGGACCAAGATTCCTCATCCAAAGTACCCACCAAGTGTACCTCCACTACAGAGAACCTAGAGATCAA AGCCAGGGTGACGTACATCGACTACGAGGGGCGTTCGGACGGCGACTCTATCAAGAAGATCATCAACCAGATGAAGCCGCGGCAGCTGGTGATCGTGCACGGCCCTCCCGAGGCCAGCCTGGACCTGGCCGAGTCCTGCAAGGCCTTCACCAAGGACATCAAGGTCTACACGCCGAAGCTGCAGGAGACTGTGGACGCCACCAGTGAGACACACATCTACCAG GTGCGGTTGAAAGACTCGCTGGTGAGCTCGCTGCAGTTTTGTCGCGCCAAGGATACGGAGCTGGCGTGGATCGACGGCGTGCTGGACATGCGCGTGGTCAAGGTGGACACGGGTGTGCTGCCCGAGGAGGGCCTGGTGAAGGGCGAAAAGGGAGCCGGCGAGGAGGCTGCGGAGGATGGTGAGCTGGACATGGAAGTGACCCCTGCTGACGACGGTGCCACAGACCATAGCGTGGTGGCGCAGCAGCGCACCATGAAGACGCTGTTTGGCGAGGACGTGCGCGAGCCGTCGGACGAGAGTGATGTCATCCCCACCCTGGAGCCCCTGCCCGCCCACCAG ATCCCAGGCCACCAGTCGGTGTTCATCAACGAGCCGCGACTGTCCGACTTCAAGCAGGTGCTGCTGAGGGAGGGCATCCAGGCTGAGTTTGTGGGAGGAGTGCTGGTGTGTAACAACATGGTGGCCGTCCGCAGG ACGGAGGCAGGGCGCATCGGCCTGGAGGGTTGTCTGTGTGATGACTACTATAAGATCCGTGAGCTGCTCTATCAGCAGTATGCTGTGGtatag
- the LOC121552394 gene encoding cleavage and polyadenylation specificity factor subunit 2 isoform X2, whose protein sequence is MTSIIKLTAVSGVQEESALCYLLQVDEFRFLLDCGWDESFSMDIIDAMKRYVHQVDAVLLSHPDPLHLGALPYAVGKLGLNCPIYATIPVYKMGQMFMYDLYQSRNNTEDFNLFTLDDVDCAFDKIQQLKYSQIVNLKGKGHGLSITPLPAGHMIGGTIWKIVKDGEEEIVYAVDFNHKREIHLNGCTLESVSRPSLLITDSFNATYVQPRRKQRDEQLLTNVMETLRGDGNVLIAVDTAGRVLELAQLLDQIWRTKDAGLGVYSLALLNNVSYNVVEFSKSQVEWMSDKLMRCFEDKRNNPFQFRHLSLCHSLADLARVPSPKVVLCSQPDLESGFSRELFIQWCQEAKNSVILTYRTTPGTLGRYLIDNPGEKMLDLEIRKRVKLEGRELEEYLEKERMKKEAAKKLEQEKEVDVDSSDESDMEDDLELPAVVKTKHHDLMMKGDGVRKGSFFKQAKKSYPMFPTHEERVKWDEYGEIIRPEDFLVPELQATEEEKNKLESGMAKGDEPMDQDSSSKVPTKCTSTTENLEIKARVTYIDYEGRSDGDSIKKIINQMKPRQLVIVHGPPEASLDLAESCKAFTKDIKVYTPKLQETVDATSETHIYQVRLKDSLVSSLQFCRAKDTELAWIDGVLDMRVVKVDTGVLPEEGLVKGEKGAGEEAAEDGELDMEVTPADDGATDHSVVAQQRTMKTLFGEDVREPSDESDVIPTLEPLPAHQIPGHQSVFINEPRLSDFKQVLLREGIQAEFVGGVLVCNNMVAVRR, encoded by the exons ATGACTTCTATTATCAAACTGACCGCTGTGTCGGGGGTGCAGGAGGAGTCTGCCCTCTGCTACCTGCTGCAGGTGGATGAGTTCCGCTTCCTCCTTGACTGTGGCTGGGATGAAAGCTTCTCTATGGACATCATTGATGCCATGAAAAG GTATGTCCACCAGGTTGATGCAGTGCTCCTCTCCCATCCCGACCCCTTGCACCTGGGGGCTCTGCCCTACGCCGTGGGCAAGCTGGGCCTCAACTGCCCCATCTACGCCACCATCCCCGTCTACAAGATGGGTCAGATGTTCATGTATGACCTGTATCAG TCGCGCAACAACACTGAGGACTTCAACCTGTTCACCCTGGATGATGTGGACTGCGCTTTCGATAAAATCCAGCAGTTGAAGTACTCCCAGATTGTAAATCTGAAAG GGAAAGGACATGGTCTGTCCATCACTCCACTTCCTGCTGGTCACATGATTGGAGGGACAATCTGGAAGATCGTgaaggatggggaggaggagattGTTTACGCAGTGGACTTCAACCACAAGCGAGAGAT CCATCTGAATGGGTGTACATTGGAGTCAGTGAGTCGTCCCTCTCTGCTCATCACAGACTCCTTTAACGCTACATACGTGCAGCCACGTCGCAAACAAAGGGACGAGCAGCTTCTAA CCAATGTGATGGAGACGCTACGCGGCGATGGCAACGTGCTGATTGCCGTGGATACGGCGGGCCGTGTGTTGGAGCTGGCTCAGCTGCTGGACCAAATCTGGAGGACGAAGGACGCTGGGCTCGGGGTCTACTCTCTGGCCTTGCTCAACAACGTCAGCTACAACGTGGTGGAGTTCTCCAAATCTCAG GTGGAGTGGATGAGTGACAAGCTGATGCGCTGCTTCGAGGACAAGCGCAACAACCCCTTCCAGTTCCGCCACCTGTCCCTATGCCACAGCCTGGCCGACCTGGCCCGGGTGCCCAGCCCCAAGGTGGTGCTCTGCAGCCAGCCCGACCTGGAGTCTGGCTTCTCCCGCGAGCTCTTCATCCAGTGGTGCCAGGAGGCCAAGAACTCAGTGATCCTCACCTACCGCACCACGCCCGGCACCCTGGGCCGCTACCTCATCGATAACCCCGGGGAGAAGATGCTGGACCTGGAG ATTAGAAAACGGGTAAAGCTGGAAGGCAGGGAGCTGGAAGAATacctggagaaagagagaatgaagaAGGAAGCTGCCAAAAAACTTGAACAAGAAAAAGA GGTGGATGTGGACTCCAGTGACGAGAGCGACATGGAGGATGACCTGGAGCTGCCAGCGGTAGTGAAGACCAAACACCACGACCTGATGATGAAGGGAGACGGCGTCCGCAAGGGCAGCTTCTTCAAACAGGCCAAGAAGTCCTACCCCATGTTCCCAACCCACGAGGAGAGGGTCAAATGGGATGAGTACGGAGAGATCATCAG ACCGGAGGACTTCCTGGTACCAGAGCTCCAGgccacagaggaggagaagaacaagCTGGAGTCAGGCATGGCCAAAGGAGACGAACCCATGGACCAAGATTCCTCATCCAAAGTACCCACCAAGTGTACCTCCACTACAGAGAACCTAGAGATCAA AGCCAGGGTGACGTACATCGACTACGAGGGGCGTTCGGACGGCGACTCTATCAAGAAGATCATCAACCAGATGAAGCCGCGGCAGCTGGTGATCGTGCACGGCCCTCCCGAGGCCAGCCTGGACCTGGCCGAGTCCTGCAAGGCCTTCACCAAGGACATCAAGGTCTACACGCCGAAGCTGCAGGAGACTGTGGACGCCACCAGTGAGACACACATCTACCAG GTGCGGTTGAAAGACTCGCTGGTGAGCTCGCTGCAGTTTTGTCGCGCCAAGGATACGGAGCTGGCGTGGATCGACGGCGTGCTGGACATGCGCGTGGTCAAGGTGGACACGGGTGTGCTGCCCGAGGAGGGCCTGGTGAAGGGCGAAAAGGGAGCCGGCGAGGAGGCTGCGGAGGATGGTGAGCTGGACATGGAAGTGACCCCTGCTGACGACGGTGCCACAGACCATAGCGTGGTGGCGCAGCAGCGCACCATGAAGACGCTGTTTGGCGAGGACGTGCGCGAGCCGTCGGACGAGAGTGATGTCATCCCCACCCTGGAGCCCCTGCCCGCCCACCAG ATCCCAGGCCACCAGTCGGTGTTCATCAACGAGCCGCGACTGTCCGACTTCAAGCAGGTGCTGCTGAGGGAGGGCATCCAGGCTGAGTTTGTGGGAGGAGTGCTGGTGTGTAACAACATGGTGGCCGTCCGCAGG tga
- the LOC121552395 gene encoding NADH dehydrogenase [ubiquinone] 1 beta subcomplex subunit 1, translating into MVNFAALMRDHWVNIFVPLGFVIGIYMDRAQDQKLTAFRNKSALYSRELKPGEEVTWK; encoded by the exons ATGGTGAACTTTGCTGCCCTGATGCGTGACCATTGGGTGAACATATTTGTACCCCTTGGCTTTGTGATCGGGATCTACATGGACAGAGCACAGGATCAGAAGCTTACCGCTTTCAGAAACAAAAGCGCATTGTACAGCAG GGAGCTGAAGCCTGGCGAGGAAGTCACCTGGAAGTAG